The sequence below is a genomic window from Kwoniella dendrophila CBS 6074 chromosome 10, complete sequence.
CTCACAAAGTTGAAACTATCTAGTCTGGGTTTAAGATGTGCGAAACAATTATAAATTgctgattttggatttgaaaatcaattcttATTTAGATACCGGTGATAACCTTCATTTTGGTTTAGCAAGACTTATGGCACAATCTGCTGGAATTAAAAACGTTGAACTTGTTGTGGTCGGTGATGATGTTTCAGTACCTAGATCAAGAGGTAAATATTTAGGTAGAAGATGTTTGGCTGGTATTACTTTAGGTACGTTGTTTTTCGCATATCCATATAACTAATTATACATGGCTCGAATTGTCATCAAAGAGTTAGCTGACTTTAAAGATGCTGTAATTCTCCTTTGTAATATTATAGTATCCAAAATAATGGGAGCGGGTTCAGAAGCGGATATGAAATTTGAGGAATTAGTTCAATTGGGTAGATCTTTATCGTCAAACACAGCTTCAATAGCAGTTGCTTTAGATCATTGTCATGTACCTGGTAGAAGTGGTGATGGAGATTGGCATATTCAACAAGGTCGATGtgaaattggtttaggtttacATAACGAGACGGTGAGTTTGATATAGTTTTTGTTATCGAAGAAGCGATTTTCAAGTTGTATGAAACATCCTCCAcaaaaaacaataataataataagAATACTGACATATAATAACCttttttatcgttatcagGGAGTTTTCAATATAACTCAACCGGGTCCagaagaattaattgaaaaattattagatttattattaAAACAAGATGATCCAGAAAGATCATTTGTTAAATtcaaagaaaatgatgaattagtttTATTAGTTAATAACATGGGTGCAATGAGTGAATTAGAAATGGGTGctgtagttgatgaagttttagTTCAACTTGGTGAGTTACGACTGATCAGAGATAGAAGTCAAATAGGGAAAATAACAGATTTACAGTgataaatcttgatttttgattttatgtAGAATCAAGAAATATAATTCCAGTAAGAATATTACAAGGTCCATTTATGGGATCAATGAATATGCCTGgaatatcattatctttattaaatTTAACCAATGTCGCAGAAGAAAATTCTTTcgtttcaacttcaagattAATCGAATTACTTGATGCACCACATCATTCAACTGCATGGCCAGCTacaaatcaaagatatcctttacctgaaaatctaaaaaatcgaaaaagaaaagatgcTTTtactgaaattgaagaagagaaagaagaagtttatACTGGTGGTGCAAAATTAGTTGGTAAGTCGCGTATTTTCGTTCTGAAAAAAGACCTTTATTAAACCATAGCACATCATACGATTCAAGGGTGAAGCTGACAGGGTATCATCGTTTTTAGTTGATCCTAAACCAATTAGAGAAGCACTGAAAACTGCTGCAGAAAATGTTTTAGCTCTTGAACCACAATTAACCAAATGGGATACCGTAAGTTGTATCTGCCCATGATATCAGACATAACAAACATTATTTActtattttcttttaatttttcaTATCCAGATTGTCGGTGATGGAGATTGTGGTGAAACATGTGCATTAGGAGCtaaaggtgttttagaagcattaaataatgataaaaaattaggtttaaatgGTGATTTAATTACATTATTTAGAGATTTAACTCAAGTTATAGATGATTCAATGGGTGGTACATTAGGTGCAatattttcgatttttttgGCTGGTTTAACAAATTCTTTAATTACCAatgttgaatctgataataataatgagaTAAAAGTTAATGAAAGATTTTTTGGTAAAATTGTtaatgaagctttagataTATTAAAACAAAGAACATCAGCTAGAATTGGTCATAGAACAGTAATGGATTCTTTAATACCTTTTGTTGAAACTTTATCTCAATcaaataatcttgaaaaagCTGTAAATGAATGTataaaaggtggtgaaaatacaattgaattagaagctaaAATGGGTAGAGCAGCTTAtgcaggtacaggtaaagaaagaggtCAAATGCCACCTGATCCAGGTGCAATGGCTTTTGTAGAAGTTGTAAAAGCTATAGGTAAAGTTTTTGCTGGTGATGGACAATGAATATAGTTATGATTACGATCGATAATAGTTAAAGTTGGTGTGGTGATCAACATGAAATTCTGTTTTTACCTGGTTCATACTTGTTCAGCATTGCCCAGTGTAGACAAATCAGTAAAGTCATATGTATATTTGTTGAATGCCTTTTACAACATATCATGATTAAATACGTTCATTGGCTGCTGTGCTGGACTGCCAAACCCTATGTGCGTGTGAACCAAAACTATATCCGTTATTCACTTTTTGTTATGCATTGTTGCTGTGTATGAAAGTCAAAAGCCAAAAGCCGAAAAAAAACATATATTCTATTGATCttgtaaagttgataatctACGCATGATAAGTTCGTATCTATTAGTAAAATGTGAATGGATGTCAGCATGGTGAACGATAATACGGGAAAGCGCCAAATTGCGTGATTTTGGTTTGGAATAGCAAATAGGCTGTTTAGTCAAGCGCAATGAGGGAGAAATTGAAAGCGAGGAAAGGAGAGCAAACGAAAGTATGTGActccaaatcaaaattttctTCTGGtcatagtatatatatatcgacTCGccaaactcaaactcacGTTAACATTGTAACAGCACTATTAGGTACAGTTCTAACTAAATTTATTGATAAACCTCTATAAAAACCTTTCCaaccatctttatttttaATTTGTAAAAAAGTATCAATTACACCACCTTGAATTGGTTTATGtattaaaccttttaaaGTATACCatggtggttttggtggtgatattttaggtaaaggatttGGTATTggatttttgattgttggaTTTTCTTTAAATATATGtccattatttccatttccattatgTGGAGGTTGATTACCTGTAACTAAAGGTGAATATAAAGTTAAATGtcccaaagaagaagaagaagatggtaatggtaatggtttAATGGTGGGTTGAGATGGGATAGATTGTGGATGTAAATTAGTTTTACCAGATcctatttgattttgatgtttccTACTAGATGATTCAGgagaagatgctgaagtagatgtagatgatgattttctaatttgtAATCTTGTTCTTAAAACTTCATGTGGATATGTACATATCGATGCAATCATTTTTGAAAatgctgaacaagctaatatagttgttggtggtaaagatgaatgatCTCCATCGCCGTTATCTATATAAAAGTCAAAAAGATATTAGCCATGTGTGATAAGAATCATATACAGATCTATCAGACTCTCTTGTAGTCTGCCCCAAGACCACTCAATCATCTTTCACACCATACGCCAGAGATGCTAGAAATTCCACTTACCTGCCCAAGATTTCGCTTTTTCATATAACGGGAATTGTACCGCAACATGACTGACACCCattaaagaaggtaataaacctttataAAATGCTCTAAATCCTTCTGTCCTGTATATTGATGCTATTGCTCCTATTGTTGTTCGATACCGAGATGATGGATCTGTTGTTCCTGCTTGAGCCTGGAGTCGAGTGGAATTGTAAGCTATGTAGTCATTTCGCAAATAAGACTGATCGTTTCCACTTGACTAGTGGTGCACGAAATTCTTTACTTACCATAAATCGGGTTTTCACCACCCACAAAGGATTAGTCATAATTGTCCCTGTTGCTCCGGCTGTCATAGCTGCGAATATATGTACTATAGCTGTGTTTCCCTGCAACGGACCTATGATAAGATGTGAATGAATTCAATGATTTATCAGTATCACTCGCAGATGGATTACACTTTGCCGAAATTTCCCTTCTACGTCTCAGTGTATACTTGGTCCACTTGATGACCTGTGTTTGAGATTACCCAGTAAACTGATCCACCGAAATGAATTAAcctttccatcttcttaATCTATATTATAGCAACTTACCCCCCTCCATCTTTCATCAGATCTCAGATAGGAGTTAGACTGAACTCACCATGTTCATTATTCCAATTACCAGCTTTATCTTTAACCAAATCATAAACAGTAAAATATATACCCCATGTAGGTAAATAACCTGCTACAGTTGGACCTAATCCACGATAAAAACCTTTGAATCCAGATGATTTCCAaatttttgatattataaCTGATACAGATTCATAACCTTTTGAACCTTTTGATATATGTTGAGCTTGTAATCTAGTTTTAACAACATCTAAAGGACATGTAGTTATAGATGCTACTAatcctgcacctgcacctgctACCATTGAATGAAATTGCACTGGTATATTTACATGATTATGTGGGAATGGTTTTgtcgttgaagatgatgctgatagggatgaagatgatgatgaagaacaagaggGAGAAGAAGGGGACATTGCTATTG
It includes:
- a CDS encoding dihydroxyacetone kinase, with amino-acid sequence MSDRHIFPDHTTLVFRSLKGLVASNPYLNLIPSLKVVYRADHDKSKVSLICGGGSGHEPGTVGHVGKGLLSASVAGDVFASPSARQVNAAIKVTQSDKGVILIITNYTGDNLHFGLARLMAQSAGIKNVELVVVGDDVSVPRSRGKYLGRRCLAGITLVSKIMGAGSEADMKFEELVQLGRSLSSNTASIAVALDHCHVPGRSGDGDWHIQQGRCEIGLGLHNETGVFNITQPGPEELIEKLLDLLLKQDDPERSFVKFKENDELVLLVNNMGAMSELEMGAVVDEVLVQLESRNIIPVRILQGPFMGSMNMPGISLSLLNLTNVAEENSFVSTSRLIELLDAPHHSTAWPATNQRYPLPENLKNRKRKDAFTEIEEEKEEVYTGGAKLVVDPKPIREALKTAAENVLALEPQLTKWDTIVGDGDCGETCALGAKGVLEALNNDKKLGLNGDLITLFRDLTQVIDDSMGGTLGAIFSIFLAGLTNSLITNVESDNNNEIKVNERFFGKIVNEALDILKQRTSARIGHRTVMDSLIPFVETLSQSNNLEKAVNECIKGGENTIELEAKMGRAAYAGTGKERGQMPPDPGAMAFVEVVKAIGKVFAGDGQ